A genome region from Lytechinus pictus isolate F3 Inbred chromosome 16, Lp3.0, whole genome shotgun sequence includes the following:
- the LOC129278708 gene encoding protein FAM43A-like: MSIIPDVLKWRQQRFIVTPKDTEYTLRYLGSMRTLRSRGESCCDYPIKKIWKHTEGGERYVKAKMYLGTKGMRLVRAGGVSSNGERKGDREQFFHLHRINCCRTNDQHPTVFAWIYRHELPRLQVSLRVHVAACHKDDQAHEIANTITDMYQTAFDLFKREKAINKQKLEQRSSMSIPSSPSSLSVIERSWSEDSEDGDDSDEEDTISMTEALPPTPLRRIINARCSFKPPLAHRLSLQTQMLVIRESRYEGKKNPKVRYSFDKVGILDSPTLKREEEKFEDFQPADLEL, encoded by the exons ATGTCGATCATACCCGATGTCTTAAAATGGCGCCAGCAGAGATTCATTGTGACTCCCAAGGACACGGAGTACACACTACGGTACCTGGGGAGCATGCGAACCCTGAGATCCCGGGGAGAATCCTGCTGCGATTACCCCATTAAGAAGATCTGGAAACATACGGAAGGAGGCGAGAGATACGTCAAG GCCAAAATGTACTTGGGAACGAAAGGGATGCGACTTGTGCGAGCAGGAGGTGTGTCCAGTAACGGCGAGAGGAAAGGGGACAGGGAACAATTCTTTCATCTTCATCGGATCAACTGTTGCCGAACGAACGATCAGCACCCGACGGTGTTTGCTTGGATATACCGCCATGAGCTCCCGAGGTTACAG GTTTCCTTAAGAGTCCACGTAGCAGCTTGCCACAAAGACGACCAAGCCCATGAGATAGCCAATACCATCACGGATATGTATCAGACGGCCTTCGACCTGTTCAAACGCGAGAAAGCCATCAACAAACAGAAACTCGAGCAGCGTTCCTCCATGTCCATCCCCAGTAGCCCCAGCTCACTGAGCGTCATCGAGAGGAGCTGGAGCGAAGACAGCGAGGACGGCGACGACTCCGACGAGGAGGATACGATTTCGATGACCGAGGCTCTGCCCCCGACGCCGCTGCGACGGATCATCAACGCGCGTTGTTCGTTCAAGCCGCCGTTGGCGCATCGCCTGAGCCTGCAGACCCAGATGCTGGTCATTCGGGAGAGCCGCTACGAGGGCAAGAAGAACCCCAAGGTGAGGTACAGCTTCGATAAGGTCGGGATCCTCGACAGTCCGACCCTGAAACGGGAGGAGGAAAAGTTTGAGGATTTCCAGCCGGCAGATTTAGAGCTCTGA